In the genome of Bradyrhizobium sp. CIAT3101, one region contains:
- a CDS encoding SDR family NAD(P)-dependent oxidoreductase produces the protein MSEFKQLSRSVKGLTVLVTGAASGMGRATARVFATEGANVAATDYDEQGAQAIAKEIAASGGSAKAWKLDVSDGGEIRRVVDDVAAHFGGLDVVVNNAGISVRVAIDDEAYEDAWAKGIAVMLTAHPRIIRAALPHLRKSNSPRIVNIASTEALGATALHSPYSAAKGGVASLTRSLAVELGREGITVNCICPGPIRTAITDRISEEHKTIYAKRRTALGRYGDPEEVAHMTLSLCLPAASFLTGAVIPVDGGLMARNA, from the coding sequence ATGTCCGAATTCAAGCAGCTCAGCCGCTCCGTGAAGGGCCTGACCGTTCTCGTCACCGGCGCAGCCAGCGGCATGGGGCGCGCGACTGCGCGCGTGTTCGCCACTGAGGGCGCGAATGTCGCCGCGACCGACTATGACGAGCAAGGCGCACAGGCGATCGCGAAGGAGATCGCAGCGAGCGGTGGCTCGGCGAAGGCGTGGAAGCTCGATGTCTCCGACGGCGGCGAGATCAGGCGCGTGGTCGACGATGTCGCCGCACATTTCGGCGGGCTCGACGTCGTCGTCAACAATGCCGGCATCTCCGTCCGCGTCGCGATCGACGACGAGGCTTACGAAGACGCCTGGGCCAAGGGCATCGCGGTGATGCTGACGGCGCATCCGCGCATCATCCGCGCCGCATTGCCTCACTTGCGCAAGTCGAACAGCCCGCGCATCGTCAACATCGCGTCGACCGAAGCGCTTGGCGCCACCGCATTGCACAGTCCCTATTCAGCGGCGAAGGGCGGTGTCGCCAGCCTCACCCGCTCGCTCGCGGTCGAGCTCGGCCGCGAAGGCATAACCGTCAACTGCATCTGCCCGGGGCCGATCCGCACCGCCATCACCGACCGGATCTCCGAGGAGCACAAGACAATTTACGCCAAGCGCCGCACCGCACTCGGTCGTTACGGCGATCCCGAGGAGGTCGCACATATGACGCTGAGCCTGTGCCTGCCGGCGGCGTCGTTCCTGACGGGTGCGGTCATTCCCGTCGACGGCGGGTTGATGGCGCGCAACGCGTGA
- a CDS encoding TauD/TfdA family dioxygenase codes for MTIAIRQLQKHFVGEVSGLDLRKPLTPDEAREVESAMDTYAVLVFHDQDITDEQQMAFALNFGQREDARGGTVTKEKDYRLQSGLNDVSNLGKDGKPLAKDSRTHLFNLGNCLWHSDSSFRPIPAKFSLLSARVVNPKGGNTEFADMRAAYDALDDETKAEIDDLVCEHSLMYSRGSLGFTEYTDDEKAMFKPVLQRLVRTHPVHRRKSLYLSSHAGKIVSMSVPEGRLLLRDLNEHATNAEFVYVHKWKLHDLVMWDNRQTMHRVRRYDQSQPRDMRRATVAGTEPTVQQQAAE; via the coding sequence ATGACGATCGCCATCCGGCAGCTTCAGAAGCATTTTGTCGGCGAGGTTTCCGGCCTCGACCTGCGGAAGCCGCTCACACCGGATGAGGCCCGCGAAGTCGAGTCTGCCATGGACACATACGCGGTGCTCGTCTTCCACGACCAGGACATTACCGACGAGCAGCAGATGGCCTTCGCGCTGAATTTCGGTCAGCGCGAGGATGCACGCGGCGGCACGGTGACGAAGGAAAAGGACTACCGGCTCCAGTCCGGCCTCAACGACGTCTCCAATCTCGGCAAGGACGGCAAGCCGCTCGCCAAGGACAGCCGCACGCATCTGTTCAACCTCGGCAACTGCCTGTGGCATTCCGACAGCTCGTTCCGCCCGATCCCGGCCAAATTCTCGCTGCTGTCGGCGCGCGTGGTGAACCCGAAGGGCGGCAACACCGAATTCGCCGACATGCGCGCGGCCTATGACGCACTCGATGACGAGACCAAGGCCGAGATCGACGATCTCGTCTGCGAGCATTCGCTGATGTATTCGCGCGGCTCGCTCGGCTTCACCGAATATACCGACGACGAGAAGGCCATGTTCAAGCCGGTGCTGCAGCGGCTGGTGCGGACGCATCCGGTGCATCGCCGCAAGTCGCTGTATCTCTCGTCGCATGCCGGCAAGATCGTCAGCATGAGCGTGCCGGAGGGGCGGCTGTTGCTGCGCGATCTCAACGAGCACGCGACGAACGCGGAATTCGTCTACGTCCACAAATGGAAGCTGCATGACCTCGTGATGTGGGACAACCGCCAGACCATGCACCGCGTCCGCCGCTACGACCAGTCCCAACCCCGCGACATGCGAAGGGCGACGGTGGCGGGGACCGAGCCGACGGTGCAGCAGCAGGCGGCGGAGTAG
- a CDS encoding YqgE/AlgH family protein: MAPTGKRTGESTRSGLPSSAGYLDGRLLIAMPVMGDSRFERSVIYLCAHSAEGAMGIIVNHPAGSIDFPELLEQLGIVKKGEHIKLPQNAESMKVLAGGPVDTGRGFVLHSSDFYIEHATLRIDDGVCLTATVDILRAIANGSGPKHAILALGYAGWAPGQLETEIQSNGWLHCDADADLIFGDDVDEKYGRALRKIGIDPGMLSNEAGHA; this comes from the coding sequence ATGGCTCCCACAGGCAAGAGGACGGGCGAAAGCACCCGCAGCGGGCTCCCCAGTTCGGCCGGTTATCTCGACGGCCGGCTCCTGATCGCGATGCCTGTCATGGGCGACTCCCGCTTCGAGCGCTCGGTGATCTATCTTTGCGCGCATTCGGCCGAGGGCGCGATGGGCATCATCGTCAATCATCCGGCCGGCAGCATCGATTTCCCGGAACTGCTCGAGCAGCTTGGCATCGTCAAGAAGGGCGAGCACATCAAGCTGCCCCAGAATGCCGAAAGCATGAAGGTGCTGGCCGGCGGCCCGGTCGACACCGGTCGCGGCTTCGTGCTGCATTCCAGCGACTTCTACATCGAGCACGCGACGCTGCGGATCGACGACGGCGTCTGCCTCACCGCGACCGTCGACATCCTGCGCGCGATCGCCAACGGCTCCGGCCCCAAGCACGCCATCCTCGCGCTCGGCTATGCCGGCTGGGCGCCAGGCCAGCTCGAGACCGAGATCCAGAGCAATGGCTGGCTGCATTGCGATGCCGATGCGGATCTGATCTTCGGCGACGACGTCGACGAGAAATACGGCCGCGCGCTGCGCAAGATCGGGATTGATCCCGGCATGCTGTCGAACGAGGCGGGGCACGCGTAG
- a CDS encoding SDR family oxidoreductase, with protein sequence MANELDFSGKQVLVVGGSSGIGNGIAQAFRARGAAVAVCGTRARATEYSVEEGSDLSGLAYAQLDVSNPSAIEAFKPPFDKLDILVLAQGAVIYRRGEFEMAGFRKVVEVNLMSLMACATRFHSMLRDSKGALIMVSSTAAYHSTMGNPAYNASKTGAVGLTRTLGEAWAEDGIRVNGIAPGLVDTKMTKVTTDNPKRLEGALLRIPLRRLGTPADMAGAALFLASPLSSYIIGQTLVVDGGLIL encoded by the coding sequence ATGGCAAACGAGCTCGATTTCTCCGGCAAGCAGGTGCTGGTCGTCGGTGGTTCCAGCGGTATCGGCAACGGCATCGCGCAAGCCTTTCGCGCGAGAGGCGCGGCCGTCGCGGTTTGCGGCACGCGCGCTCGTGCGACGGAATATTCGGTAGAGGAAGGCTCTGATCTCAGCGGCCTGGCCTACGCGCAGCTCGATGTCAGCAACCCCAGTGCGATCGAAGCGTTCAAGCCGCCCTTCGACAAGCTCGACATTCTGGTGCTGGCGCAAGGTGCTGTGATCTATCGCCGCGGCGAGTTCGAGATGGCGGGCTTCCGCAAGGTCGTCGAGGTCAACCTGATGAGCCTGATGGCGTGCGCGACGCGCTTTCATTCCATGTTGCGGGACTCCAAGGGCGCGCTGATCATGGTGTCCTCGACCGCCGCCTATCATTCCACCATGGGCAATCCCGCCTACAACGCCTCGAAGACCGGCGCGGTCGGATTGACGCGGACTTTGGGAGAGGCGTGGGCTGAGGATGGCATTCGCGTCAACGGCATCGCGCCCGGTCTGGTCGACACCAAGATGACGAAGGTGACAACCGATAATCCCAAGCGGCTCGAAGGTGCACTTTTGCGCATTCCGCTGCGGCGATTGGGCACGCCGGCCGACATGGCGGGCGCGGCGCTGTTCCTGGCCTCGCCGCTGTCGTCCTACATCATCGGCCAGACACTGGTCGTCGATGGCGGGCTTATTCTCTAA